From Salvia splendens isolate huo1 chromosome 3, SspV2, whole genome shotgun sequence, a single genomic window includes:
- the LOC121796129 gene encoding beta-1,6-galactosyltransferase GALT31A-like has product MPFLYQQLSFSSILFLFSFCSRGVSIIAHISSFQSRFQASLEGLGLPFFSLLLTFFGVIGLMVVGSRAAPPHKAGIGGRWACLLCLASFCLGVAVVNRLWIVPDLVDLDKSAGKYGTHLATKDWKKLDASMAGDMLSHVSKTQDMLVTLNKTISSLESKLAAARAAKADKIPNGAAPEAESSNNLSKKFFVMGIITAFSSRKRRDSIRQTWMPQGDGLKKLDIEKGIVIRFVIGHSAMPGGSVLDRAIDTEEAQHKDFLRLNHEEGYHKLSSKTQTYFSTAVAMWDADFYVKVDDDVHVNLGVLSSLLSRHQSKARTYIGCMKSGPVLAQKGVKYHEPEHWKFGEEGNKYFRHATGQIYAISKDVATYISINRCLLHRYANEDVSLGSWLIGLDVEHIDDRSLCCGTAPDCEMKSEAGNPCAASFDWSCSGICNSSERMEQVHRCCGEAAVLRF; this is encoded by the exons ATGCCATTTCTTTACCAACAACTGTCCTTTTCTTCTATACTCTTTTTGTTCTCTTTTTGCTCGAGAGGAGTTTCTATAATTGCACATATATCGTCATTTCAAAGTCGATTTCAAGCTTCTCTTGAGGGTTTAGGTCTCccatttttttcccttttacTGACCTTTTTTGGGGTAATAGGGTTGATGGTGGTGGGAAGCAGGGCGGCGCCGCCTCACAAGGCTGGCATTGGTGGAAGATGGGCGTGTCTGTTGTGCCTCGCCAGCTTTTGCTTGGGAGTTGCAGTCGTCAACAG GTTGTGGATTGTACCTGATTTAGTTGATCTGGACAAAAGTGCTGGGAAATATGGTACTCATCTTGCAACTAAGGATTGGAAAAAG TTGGATGCATCTATGGCTGGGGATATGCTTTCTCATGTTTCAAAAACTCAGGATATGCTCGT GACATTAAACAAAACCATATCTTCACTAGAAAGTAAACTTGCCGCAGCAAGAGCTGCAAAGGCTGACAAAATACCTAACGGTGCAGCACCAGAAGCTGAATCATCAAATAACCTCTCGAAGAAGTTCTTTGTTATGGGAATCATTACTGCATTCAGCAGCAGAAAACGAAGGGATTCAATTAGACAAACATGGATGCCTCAAG GTGATGGTTTGAAGAAACTTGATATAGAGAAAGGCATAGTCATAAGATTTGTGATAGGGCACAG TGCAATGCCCGGTGGTAGTGTTTTGGATAGGGCTATTGATACTGAAGAAGCACAGCACAAGGACTTCTTGAGACTG AATCATGAAGAAGGGTACCACAAACTGTCCTCAAAAACACAAACTTACTTTTCAACAGCCGTGGCCATGTGGGATGCCGACTTTTATGTTAAAGTTGATGATGATGTCCATGTGAATCTTG gcGTTTTAAGTTCATTGTTGTCCCGTCATCAATCAAAAGCTCGTACGTACATTGGTTGCATGAAGTCTGGTCCTGTTCTTGCACAGAA AGGAGTAAAATACCATGAACCAGAACACTGGAAATTTGGCGAAGAAGGAAACAAATATTTCAGACACGCGACAGGGCAAATTTATGCGATCTCCAAAGATGTGGCTACCTACATATCTATTAACCG ATGCTTACTTCACAGATATGCAAATGAAGATGTGTCTCTTGGGTCTTGGCTTATTGGTTTGGATGTCGAGCACATTGATGATCGGAGCCTGTGCTGTGGGACGGCCCCTG ATTGTGAGATGAAGAGTGAGGCTGGAAACCCTTGTGCTGCATCATTTGATTGGAGCTGCAGTGGAATATGCAACTCATCTGAAAGAATGGAACAAGTTCATCGGTGTTGCGGTGAGGCAGCAGTTTTGAGGTTTTGA
- the LOC121796130 gene encoding UV-B-induced protein At3g17800, chloroplastic-like has translation MRLMMQICADVPLVLHSAGGGCRQPEVKHCGHFFDTKCFLSPGFTRKNTFSNQKLEVGPSKLRPRSFMTRASGNSSGDLTPMAPLQLESPIGQLLAQILQTHPHLLVASAEQQLENLQKERDDQKEEAAPSSTALFLYKRIAEVKEKERRKTVEEIIYCLIVQRFVENNITMIPKISTTSDPAERVDFWPNQELKLESVHSPEAYEMILSHLSLVLGERSVGPLDTIVQISKIKLGKLYAASIMYGYFLRRVDERYQLERSMNTLPEGFGDEETITYPEPISEKQLWDSDSLIRIYPDEDGGGIVDSRNEEKPYKLRSYVMYLDAETLQRYATIRSKEAVSLIEKQTQALFGRPEVRVAEDGALDASNDEVVSLTFSGLTMLVLEAVAFGSFLWDAENYVESKYPFINS, from the exons ATGAGATTGATGATGCAGATATGTGCCGATGTCCCGTTGGTTCTTCACTCGGCTGGAGGAGGTTGCCGGCAGCCGGAGGTGAAGCACTGCGGCCATTTTTTCGACACCAAATGTTTTCTCTCTCCTGGATTCACCAGA AAAAACACCTTTTCAAATCAAAAGCTAGAGGTTGGCCCATCGAAGTTGAGACCTAGAAGCTTTATGACGAGAGCCTCTGGTAACTCCAGTGGTGATTTGACTCCAATGGCACCTCTTCAGCTTGAGTCTCCAATTGGCCAGCTTTTGGCTCAAATCCTGCAAACCCATCCTCATCTCCTTGTAGCTTCTGCTGAACAGCAGCTTGAAAATCTCcagaaagagagagatgacCAGAAAGAGGAAGCTGCGCCATCATCTACAGCTCTCTTCCTCTATAA GAGAATTGCTGAagtgaaagagaaagagaggagaaaGACAGTGGAGGAGATTATATATTGCTTGATTGTGCAAAGATTTGTCGAAAATAATATAACAATGATTCCTAAAATATCGACAACATCTGATCCTGCTGAAAGGGTTGACTTTTGGCCAAACCAAGAGCTGAAGCTGGAATCTGTGCACTCTCCCGAGGCTTATGAGATGATTTTAAGCCATCTATCTCTGGTACTCGGGGAGCGATCTGTTGGGCCCTTGGATACCATCGTGCAGATTAGTAAAATAAAGCTTGGCAAGCTTTATGCTGCTTCAATCATGTATGGGTATTTCCTTAGAAGAGTTGATGAAAGGTATCAGCTCGAAAGATCTATGAACACGCTTCCTGAAGGTTTTGGTGATGAAGAGACAATCACATATCCAGAGCCGATATCAGAAAAGCAACTATGGGATTCTGATTCTTTGATACGGATATATCCTGACGAAGATGGGGGAGGTATAGTGGACTCTAGAAACGAAGAGAAACCGTACAAATTAAGATCATATGTTATGTATTTGGATGCAGAGACGCTTCAGCGATATGCAACCATAAGATCTAAAGAAGCAGTATCTTTGATCGAGAAGCAAACGCAGGCCTTGTTTGGTAGGCCTGAAGTTAGAGTTGCAGAAGATGGCGCTTTAGATGCATCTAATGATGAAGTTGTTTCTCTAACATTTTCTGGACTTACAATGCTGGTGTTGGAGGCAGTTGCATTTGGATCATTTTTATGGGACGCAGAAAATTATGTCGAGTCCAAGTATCCATTTATCAATAGCTAG
- the LOC121796131 gene encoding soluble inorganic pyrophosphatase 1-like isoform X2, which translates to MAEKSAAKPSLASTPKLNERILSSLSRRSVAAHPWHDLEIGSGAPELVNVVIEIPKGSKVKYELDKKTGLIKVDRILYSSVVYPHNYGFIPRTLCEDNDPMDVLVIMQETVVPGCFLRARAIGLMPMIDQGEKDDKIIAVCADDPEYRHLTDISQLPPHRLMEIRRFFEDYKKNENKEVAVDAFLPSASAKDAIKYSMDLYAEYILETLKK; encoded by the exons atggcaGAAAAGAGTGCAGCTAAACCATCACTGGCCAGTACTCCTAAATTGAACGAACGAATCCTCTCGTCTTTGTCAAGGAGATCTGTTGCTGCTCATCCATGGCATGATCTTGAGATTG GATCTGGAGCACCTGAACTTGTTAACGTC GTGATTGAGATCCCTAAAGGAAGTAAAGTGAAATATGAACTTGACAAGAAAACTGGTTTGATCAAG GTTGATCGTATACTATACTCGTCTGTTGTGTATCCTCACAACTACGGCTTCATTCCTCGCACACTATGCGAGGACAACGACCCAATGGACGTTCTAGTGATCATGCAG GAAACTGTGGTGCCCGGCTGTTTTCTTCGAGCTAGGGCCATAGGGTTGATGCCTATGATTGATCAG GGAGAGAAAGATGACAAGATTATTGCTGTTTGTGCTGATGATCCCGAGTATCGCCACTTGACTGATATCAGCCAACTCCCGCCTCATCGTCTCATGGAAATCCGACGATTCTTTGAAGATT ACAAGAAGAATGAAAACAAAGAGGTAGCAGTTGATGCCTTTTTGCCCTCTGCATCTGCTAAGGATGCCATCAAATACTCCAT GGACCTTTATGCTGAGTACATCCTGGAGACATTGAAGAAATGA
- the LOC121796131 gene encoding protein NLP2-like isoform X1: MKQEFKTFELRTGQEIGSDVHVEVLQTSEDDPLDSFVMSKTMHASESLENQANKAQRTPALALPIDNRANSCRPETVRIGENTASSSLVSRCYLNEKAVPSHGTTPNNTRDELNPQRILRADIGSTRKLSLGEVVSTKAPQKLSENRIKDQDNLNSKRSISNNMKAASDINGRKRSIVGCSAEKHIVETIQQCRVSPPDEGHSSRSSLSPSLENLGCIMTVKADFEGDTIKFRVPADSGITKLKDEVVEMLTLDAATFEIKYQREDNIWVVLDTDAKLREYVSGFTSSGPKYVLAFHHVDQNDSEGIV, translated from the exons ATGAAGCAGGAATTTAAAACCTTCGAGCTTAGAACAGGACAGGAAATAGGTAGTGATGTACATGTTGAAGTTCTTCAAACTTCTGAGGATGATCCCCTCGATTCATTTGTAATGAGTAAAACTATGCATGCTAGTGAAAGCTTAGAGAACCAAGCAAATAAAGCTCAACGAACCCCAGCCCTGGCATTGCCTATTGATAATAGAGCTAACAGTTGTAGACCAGAAACTGTTAGAATAGGGGAAAACACTGCTAGTTCATCTCTTGTTTCCAGATGCTACCTTAACGAAAAGGCGGTACCATCACATGGTACTACCCCAAATAACACAAGGGATGAACTAAATCCACAACGGATTTTGCGGGCCGACATTGGTTCTACGAGGAAATTAAGCTTGGGAGAGGTAGTTAGCACAAAGGCTCCTCAAAAACTATCTGAGAATAGAATAAAGGATCAAGATAACCTTAATT CTAAGAGATCCATCTCAAATAACATGAAAGCTGCATCTGACATAAATGGCAGGAAGAGAAGTATAGTTGGCTGTTCTGCCGAGAAACATATTGTAGAAACTATCCAGCAGTGTCGTGTGAGTCCTCCCGATGAAGGTCACTCTTCTCGTTCTTCTCTTTCACCATCCTTGGAAAACCTAGGATGCATCATGACAGTGAAGGCAGACTTTGAAGGTGATACTATAAAGTTTAGAGTTCCTGCAGACTCTGGAATAACGAAACTGAAAGATGAAGTGGTGGAAATGTTAACATTAGATGCTGCAACTTTTGAAATCAAGTATCAACGTGAAGACAACATTTGGGTCGTACTTGATACGGATGCAAAATTGAGGGAGTATGTGAGTGGTTTCACATCATCGGGTCCAAAATACGTTTTGGCTTTCCATCATGTCGATCAAAATGACAGTGAAGGCATTGTATAA
- the LOC121793353 gene encoding probable lysophospholipase BODYGUARD 1 — translation MAVKDHIVSISRMGGRLLNDVVSILVFVVLDMVDFFLCYAFKIADFLIEAEWKPCYCSSAKEAITSSGKILVSEEGESKKIVRVSCSRLQLEEISDTLYTRPYFVSEVCKSKIRHSSAPRRPTFTVNPTIVEMLQGRIGKHRILPAPRWSDCDCESCTAWTSSSKETLYVKADGAKDDVYEDVLFIHGFISSSAFWSETLYPNFSKSAKTKYRFLAVDLLGFGRSPKPNDSLYTLREHLEMIERSVLEPYKVKSFHIVAHSLGCILALALAVKHPSLLKSLTLLAPPYFPAPKGEAPAQYTMRRIAPRRVWPVIAFGASIGCWYEHISRTACLVLSKNHRLLEFLTKLLTRNRMRTYLIEGFFTHTHNAAWHTLHNIICGSAGKLEGYLEEVKNRVKCNITIFHGKDDELIPVECSYDMQSRIPQAQLKVVENKDHLTIVVGRQKAFARELEEIWKNASGLS, via the exons atgGCAGTGAAGGATCACATTGTCTCAATTTCAAGAATGGGAGGCAGATTACTAAACGATGTCGTTAGTATACTCGTGTTCGTCGTTCTCGACATGGTGGACTTCTTCTTATGTTACGCCTTCAAAATTGCGGATTTTCTGATTGAGGCCGAGTGGAAGCCTTGCTATTGCTCTTCAGCGAAGGAGGCCATCACCAGCAGCGGCAAGATCTTGGTGTCCGAGGAAGGCGAGTCGAAGAAGATCGTGAGGGTGAGCTGCAGCAGATTGCAGCTCGAGGAAATCTCCGACACTCTCTACACACGCCCTTACTTCGTCTCCGAGGTCTGCAAATCCAAAATCAGACACTCCTCCGCCCCCCGCCGCCCCACTTTCACGGTGAATCCGACCATTGTTGAAATGCTGCAAGGGAGGATCGGGAAGCACCGGATCCTCCCTGCACCGAGGTGGTCCGATTGCGACTGCGAAAGCTGCACCGCCTGGACCTCTTCCTCTAAAGAAACCCTCTATGTCAAAGCAGATGGAGCTAAAG ACGATGTGTACGAGGATGTGTTGTTCATCCATGGCTTCATCTCATCTTCTGCGTTTTGGAGTGAGACATTGTATCCCAATTTCTCAAAATCTGCAAAAACGAAGTACAGATTTCTTGCGGTGGATCTGCTAGGGTTTGGGAGAAGCCCTAAACCGAACGACTCTCTCTACACATTGAGGGAGCATTTGGAGATGATTGAGAGATCTGTTCTTGAGCCGTACAAGGTCAAGTCATTCCACATTGTGGCACATTCTCTAGGTTGCATCCTCGCTCTCGCCCTCGCGGTCAAGCACCCGTCTCTGCTCAAGTCGTTGACGTTGCTCGCGCCG CCGTATTTCCCTGCGCCAAAGGGGGAGGCGCCGGCGCAATACACGATGAGGAGGATCGCGCCGAGGAGAGTGTGGCCGGTGATTGCGTTTGGGGCGTCGATAGGGTGTTGGTACGAGCATATTAGCCGCACGGCGTGCCTTGTCCTTAGCAAGAACCATCGTTTATTGGAGTTTCTTACCAAACTTCTCACAAGAAACAG GATGAGGACATACTTGATAGAGGGttttttcacacacacacacaacgcAGCATGGCATACACTACACAACATCATATGTGGAAGTGCTGGGAAATTGGAGGGATACTTGGAAGAGGTGAAGAATAGAGTCAAGTGCAACATCACCATTTTTCATGGGAAGGATGATGAGTTGATCCCAGTTGAGTGTAGCTACGACATGCAATCGAGGATCCCTCAAGCGCAACTTAAAGTTGTCGAAAACAAAGATCATCTTACCATAGTTGTCGGAAGGCAGAAGGCGTTTGCTCGAGAGCTTGAGGAGATTTGGAAGAATGCAAGTGGCCTCAGTTAg
- the LOC121794067 gene encoding uncharacterized protein At5g39865-like, translated as MGCVSSTLLTHDDEFPKIGGFSHHFVSLTSTTYGLLNTLDPPPADPLPPETINAWDLMSDLDENADPNLPNPPLNLNNFLEKFEKICPPRGEKRVVLYTTSLRGVRKTFEDCEAVRSSIMGLGIPVCERDISMHRGFRDELRELVKGKTADHCIPPRLFVEGRYVGGAEEVIGIVDKGSIAALVQGLPKLGGVCVCEGCGGAGFFPCSTCHGSCKMVKEGCGIGVRSVVVKCGDCNENGLVLCPVCS; from the coding sequence ATGGGCTGCGTTTCCTCGACTCTCCTCACCCACGACGACGAATTCCCCAAAATCGGCGGCTTCAGCCACCACTTCGTCTCCCTCACCTCCACCACCTACGGCCTCCTCAACACCCTCGACCCTCCCCCCGCCGACCCCCTCCCTCCGGAGACCATCAACGCCTGGGACCTCATGTCCGACCTCGACGAAAACGCCGACCCTAATCTCCCAAATCCGCCGCTAAATCTCAACAATTTCCTcgaaaaattcgaaaaaatttGCCCGCCGAGGGGGGAGAAGCGGGTGGTGCTCTACACCACCAGCCTGCGCGGCGTGAGGAAGACGTTCGAGGATTGCGAGGCGGTGAGATCCTCGATCATGGGGCTGGGGATCCCGGTGTGCGAGAGGGACATCTCGATGCACAGGGGTTTTAGGGATGAGTTGAGGGAGCTGGTGAAGGGGAAGACTGCGGATCACTGCATTCCTCCGAGGCTGTTTGTGGAGGGGAGGTATGTAGGTGGCGCGGAGGAGGTGATTGGGATTGTGGATAAGGGATCCATTGCTGCTCTGGTGCAGGGGCTTCCGAAATTGggaggtgtgtgtgtgtgtgagggGTGCGGCGGCGCCGGATTCTTCCCGTGCTCGACTTGTCATGGGAGCTGTAAAATGGTGAAGGAAGGGTGTGGGATTGGAGTGAGGAGTGTGGTGGTTAAATGTGGTGATTGTAACGAGAATGGATTGGTGCTCTGCCCTGTTTGTTCTTGA